One window of the Rosa rugosa chromosome 3, drRosRugo1.1, whole genome shotgun sequence genome contains the following:
- the LOC133740108 gene encoding uncharacterized protein LOC133740108 gives MFSSGWRMGQSVKINTAYLSELILKEWKKKKHAHWRYRNARTELMTHDIGHIKRTWRKVLRIRRQKHREQNSFLAKFYIKRFEDLKHDIENSSNNWTKGVAVRELSNFMYGQRLLTNGWLRWS, from the exons ATGTTTTCATCTGGTTGGCGGATGGGACAATCAGTAAAAATTAACACCGCTTATCTCAGTGAGCTGATTTTGAAAgagtggaagaaaaagaagcatgcACA TTGGCGCTACAGAAACGCACGTACAGAGTTGATGACACACGATATTGGTCACATTAAACGAACTTGGAGAAAGGTTTTGCGCATTAG GAGGCAAAAGCATCGTGAACAAAACAGCTTTTTGGCTAAG TTCTACATCAAGCGTTTTGAGGATTTGAAACATGATATTGAG AACTCTTCCAATAATTGGACCAAGGGTGTTGCAGTAAGGGAATTATCTAACTTCATG TATGGGCAACGATTGTTGACAAATGGATGGCTCAGATGGAGTTGA
- the LOC133736127 gene encoding CBL-interacting serine/threonine-protein kinase 5-like produces the protein MEERSVLFGKYEMGRLLGKGTFAKVYYGRQTESNESVAIKVISKDQVKKEGMMEQIKREIAVTRLVRHPNIVELKEVMATKTKIFFVMEYVKGGELFAKVAKGKLKEDQARKYFQQLISAVDFCHSRGVSHRDLKPENLLLDENEDLKISDFGLSSLPEQLRNDGLLHTQCGTPAYVAPEVLRKKGYDGSKADIWSCGVILFVLLAGFLPFQDENLMKMYRKVFKAEFECPPWFSTEAKRLISKLLVSDPERRITIPGIMRVPWFRKGYTRPLAFTAPPEPGSEKSEDDFGSIAPAAAANKASSPNFFNAFQFISSMSSGFDLSNLFESKRRAATMFTSKCSATAIMAKIEHAAKGLSFKVGNVKDFKLRLQGPNEGRKGRLSVTAEVFEVAPEVAVVEFSKSAGDTLEYVKFCEEDVRPALKDIVWTWQGDGNKVDGED, from the coding sequence ATGGAAGAAAGGAGCGTGTTGTTCGGTAAATACGAGATGGGAAGGCTGCTGGGCAAAGGCACCTTCGCCAAAGTGTACTACGGCAGACAAACAGAGTCCAACGAAAGCGTGGCGATCAAAGTGATCAGCAAAGACCAGGTTAAGAAGGAAGGCATGATGGAGCAGATCAAGCGCGAAATCGCAGTCACCCGATTAGTTCGCCACCCAAACATTGTGGAACTCAAAGAGGTGATGGCCACCAAGACCAAAATCTTCTTCGTCATGGAGTACGTCAAGGGCGGCGAGCTCTTCGCTAAAGTCGCCAAAGGAAAGCTCAAGGAAGATCAAGCCCGCAAATACTTCCAGCAGTTGATCAGCGCCGTCGATTTCTGCCACAGCAGGGGAGTCTCCCACCGTGATTTGAAGCCCGAGAATCTCCTCCTCGACGAAAACGAGGACCTCAAGATCTCTGACTTCGGCCTCTCCTCTCTGCCGGAGCAGCTCCGAAACGACGGCCTTTTACACACCCAGTGTGGTACCCCTGCTTACGTGGCACCCGAGGTCCTCCGGAAGAAGGGTTACGATGGTTCTAAAGCTGATATATGGTCCTGCGGAGTCATACTCTtcgttctgctggcggggttcctTCCGTTTCAGGACGAGAACCTGATGAAGATGTACAGGAAGGTTTTCAAAGCCGAATTCGAATGCCCGCCGTGGTTTTCAACCGAAGCCAAACGACTCATCTCCAAGTTGTTGGTTTCCGATCCTGAGCGACGAATCACCATCCCTGGAATCATGCGCGTGCCTTGGTTCAGAAAAGGGTACACGCGCCCCCTGGCGTTTACGGCACCCCCTGAACCTGGTTCTGAAAAATCCGAAGACGATTTTGGTTCTATTGCCCCTGCTGCTGCTGCCAACAAAGCGTCGTCGCCCAACTTCTTCAACGCCTTCCAGTTTATCTCATCCATGTCTTCCGGATTCGATTTGTCGAATTTGTTTGAGAGCAAGAGAAGGGCAGCGACCATGTTCACCTCCAAGTGCTCGGCAACTGCTATTATGGCCAAGATTGAGCATGCGGCCAAGGGCTTGAGCTTCAAGGTGGGGAACGTCAAGGACTTTAAATTAAGACTACAAGGCCCAAATGAAGGGAGGAAAGGGAGGCTTTCGGTGACCGCGGAGGTCTTCGAGGTGGCTCCAGAGGTTGCGGTGGTCGAGTTTTCCAAGTCCGCCGGGGATACTTTGGAGTATGTCAAGTTTTGTGAAGAAGATGTTAGGCCAGCGTTGAAAGACATTGTTTGGACATGGCAAGGTGACGGTAACAAAGTCGATGGTGAAGACTGA